The following coding sequences are from one Bacteroidia bacterium window:
- a CDS encoding PaaI family thioesterase, with amino-acid sequence MSIWNKPFLIKDLQHQIKNTLAETIGIELTEITDDSLKCRMEVNNKTKQSMGILHGGASAALAETLGSIASNMIVDKDKYFCVGLDINASHLRPVKSGYIYAEAKPIHLGKKTHVWRIDIVNDMGKLVCTSRLTMAILNVASKSLE; translated from the coding sequence ATGAGTATTTGGAATAAACCCTTTTTGATAAAAGACCTTCAGCACCAGATTAAAAATACTCTTGCAGAAACCATTGGCATTGAATTAACCGAAATTACTGACGATTCTTTAAAATGCAGAATGGAGGTTAACAATAAAACCAAACAATCAATGGGAATTTTACATGGTGGTGCTTCGGCTGCTTTAGCCGAAACACTTGGAAGTATTGCATCTAATATGATTGTAGATAAAGATAAATATTTCTGCGTAGGATTAGATATTAATGCCAGCCACCTTCGACCCGTAAAAAGCGGTTATATTTATGCCGAAGCAAAACCCATTCACCTTGGAAAAAAAACTCATGTTTGGAGAATTGACATTGTAAATGATATGGGAAAGTTGGTTTGTACAAGCCGGCTAACTATGGCAATCCTTAATGTTGCAAGTAAAAGCTTAGAATAA
- a CDS encoding lasso peptide biosynthesis B2 protein, whose amino-acid sequence MRLAFHKFFTVSSKERALFFEAWTFSFFARLKLIFTPFSIYSKRLGKHNYLPKESSDFDIVLVTKIKQAIKRAVAYSIWRNKCLEQSVTAKKMLKKRGISSTIYFGVRKTNNKLEAHAWVKIGETFVVGERNHETYTVVAYYS is encoded by the coding sequence ATGAGATTAGCTTTTCACAAGTTTTTTACTGTTTCCTCAAAAGAGAGAGCTCTTTTTTTTGAAGCATGGACTTTTTCTTTTTTTGCACGATTAAAACTAATTTTTACTCCATTCAGTATTTATTCCAAGCGTCTGGGAAAGCATAATTATTTGCCCAAAGAATCATCTGATTTTGATATTGTATTGGTGACAAAAATTAAGCAGGCAATAAAACGTGCAGTTGCTTATTCTATCTGGAGAAATAAGTGTTTAGAACAATCAGTAACTGCAAAAAAGATGCTTAAAAAACGAGGAATTTCTTCAACTATATATTTTGGTGTTAGAAAAACAAATAATAAACTTGAAGCTCATGCATGGGTAAAAATAGGTGAAACATTTGTAGTTGGCGAAAGAAACCACGAAACATATACTGTGGTTGCATATTACTCGTAA
- a CDS encoding PqqD family protein, producing the protein MVNENIKYIRKKELLSSRMDNEIVMMHPESGKYFALNPVAARIWELMETEHSIIELVDKLQREFDVDSETCKNEVTVFIENVLEKKLIDVSK; encoded by the coding sequence ATGGTAAACGAAAATATAAAATACATTAGAAAAAAAGAGTTGCTTTCTAGCAGGATGGATAACGAGATTGTAATGATGCATCCCGAGAGTGGTAAATATTTTGCACTCAATCCGGTAGCAGCCAGAATCTGGGAATTAATGGAAACAGAGCATAGCATTATTGAGCTGGTTGATAAGTTGCAAAGAGAATTTGATGTCGATTCTGAAACTTGCAAGAATGAAGTTACTGTGTTTATTGAAAATGTTTTGGAAAAGAAGCTTATTGATGTAAGCAAATGA
- a CDS encoding sulfotransferase domain-containing protein, with the protein MKKNIVWLASYPKSGNTWCRVFLSNYLSKTNVPVDINKLDIGTIFSSRNVIEENTGFDISELTANECDELRSFAFSKWAENQDENAFLKTHDAYTPLISGENMFPVNATKSAIYIVRNPLDVAVSFANHMATTVEKTVEKMCEQDFCLAASTKKYNQQVRQRLLTWSGHVKSWTEQNHFPVLVICYEDILQNPVAEFKKILNFLSIPYNDEKFLNAIAFSSFDNIKKAEKENGFKEKPAKCNTFFNIGKSGYYKNMLSQESIQRIVNEHSLIMKKYNYLSDSGEILI; encoded by the coding sequence ATGAAAAAGAATATAGTTTGGCTTGCATCTTATCCAAAGTCGGGAAATACCTGGTGTAGAGTGTTTTTGTCAAATTATTTGAGTAAAACAAATGTGCCTGTTGATATCAATAAATTAGATATCGGTACGATTTTTAGTAGTCGTAATGTAATTGAAGAGAATACAGGTTTTGATATTTCTGAATTAACAGCAAATGAATGTGATGAGCTAAGAAGTTTTGCTTTTTCAAAATGGGCTGAAAATCAAGACGAGAATGCTTTTTTAAAAACACACGATGCGTATACGCCATTAATTTCGGGAGAAAATATGTTTCCGGTTAATGCAACAAAATCCGCAATTTATATTGTTCGCAATCCATTAGATGTTGCAGTTTCGTTTGCAAATCATATGGCAACTACAGTAGAAAAAACAGTAGAAAAAATGTGTGAGCAGGATTTTTGTTTAGCTGCAAGTACAAAAAAATATAACCAGCAGGTTCGGCAACGATTGCTTACATGGAGTGGTCATGTTAAAAGCTGGACAGAACAAAACCATTTTCCTGTATTAGTTATATGTTACGAAGATATATTGCAAAACCCGGTAGCTGAATTTAAAAAAATTCTTAATTTTTTGAGTATTCCTTATAATGATGAAAAGTTTTTAAATGCAATTGCTTTTAGTAGTTTTGATAATATAAAAAAAGCAGAAAAGGAAAATGGTTTTAAAGAAAAGCCAGCAAAATGTAATACCTTTTTTAATATTGGTAAAAGTGGTTATTATAAAAACATGTTATCGCAAGAATCCATTCAAAGAATTGTAAATGAGCATTCTTTAATTATGAAGAAATATAATTATCTTTCTGATTCAGGTGAAATTTTAATTTGA
- a CDS encoding T9SS type A sorting domain-containing protein, whose protein sequence is MKKFTFLIFGLFAFTQTTLFAQQISNAGFEVWESTEKATGWDGSNIHTTYLGFPVNVVTTTQDNTNQHSGTYCIKTTSKQIMTGFPVNPGFFTLGTFWFTISPQNGGAKGGIPFVGRPDSLVGYYKGTLMGNDKFTFFFESWKGNHTTSVGHDTLLIASSTNSYNRFAQKINYSDSSTPDSMNIVISSSDMFTQANITANSVLYVDDLSLIYGSVSVLDINFNNNFNVYADASDVIVDLKFEKETKTDISIFNYAGQLLYNKTVRSTASQEKFSLNNFSKGAFVIFVTTDSNKKFSQKIIIN, encoded by the coding sequence ATGAAAAAATTTACTTTTTTAATTTTTGGCTTATTTGCATTTACTCAAACCACTTTATTTGCCCAACAAATTTCAAATGCAGGTTTTGAAGTTTGGGAAAGTACCGAAAAAGCAACCGGTTGGGATGGTTCAAACATTCATACCACTTATTTGGGTTTTCCTGTTAATGTTGTTACAACTACTCAGGACAATACCAACCAGCATAGTGGAACTTATTGCATTAAAACAACTTCCAAACAAATAATGACAGGATTTCCTGTTAACCCTGGATTTTTCACTCTTGGAACCTTCTGGTTTACAATCAGTCCGCAAAACGGTGGTGCAAAAGGTGGTATTCCTTTCGTTGGTCGCCCCGATTCACTTGTAGGATATTACAAAGGAACACTTATGGGAAACGATAAATTTACATTCTTTTTCGAATCCTGGAAAGGAAACCACACAACTAGTGTTGGACACGACACTTTGTTAATTGCAAGTTCTACAAATAGTTATAACAGATTTGCTCAAAAAATTAATTATTCCGACTCATCTACTCCGGATAGTATGAACATAGTAATTAGTAGTTCGGACATGTTCACTCAGGCAAACATTACAGCAAATTCAGTATTGTATGTTGACGATTTATCATTGATTTATGGTTCAGTAAGCGTTTTGGATATTAATTTTAATAATAATTTTAATGTTTACGCAGATGCATCTGATGTTATTGTTGATTTAAAATTTGAAAAAGAAACAAAAACAGATATTTCAATATTTAATTATGCTGGACAATTATTGTATAATAAAACAGTACGCTCAACGGCTTCACAAGAAAAATTCAGTTTAAATAATTTCAGTAAAGGAGCATTTGTAATTTTTGTTACAACAGATAGCAATAAAAAGTTTTCACAAAAAATTATTATTAACTAA
- a CDS encoding TonB-dependent receptor, whose translation MKKHSTKYFLIISIILYGTLFSFSSFSQKSTVKGKVTEQDSNEPIPFVNIEVKDQKKGTLTDLNGDFILELNPGDYNLVFSSIGYEKYLMSVSIKTYNTVTLNIVMKPSVQELNLVVVSASKYEQKLEDATNTIEIIKPSSLENKNILTIDRAVESVPGVAIVDNEPQIRGGSGFSSGLGSRVMILIDEIPILRPDAGRPVWNFLPVEDVEQIEVIKGASSVMYGSSALNGAINIRTSYPKEKSLTKVTMHSGIYSVPPRRYNKSWAGFNPVISGTSFLHSKRINNFDYVIGGNFLSNPGYISGPTQDTTGEYNKGEYEKNFRVNFGTRVRSNKIENLTYGINGNCMYSKNTQSFFWMDADTNMFRSYPGAITNFSEYQFYIDPYVKYFGSKGASHAFRNRFYYSNNDANNNQSTMSYFIYNEYAFSKKFSKLKDLVINSGIMNMYSYSFGKVFSGTFGEEGAKSSENLAVNIHVEKKFFNIVTVSGGSRWEYYKLSEFEDNKPIFMAGVNLKATKITYVRASFGQGFRFPSIGERYISTYSGSFGIYPNPDLKSETSWNAEVGLKQLFKISKFEGFIDICGFRQEYKNYVEFNAGLWGTNTDFTKNLGYKFLNTADARVLGIDCSIMGEAKFSKDFSMGLLCGYTYSKPVCLEPNEVYYKDPNQSMVFDYTHTSSDTTGYILKYRFEQLAKFDIEFNYKKVTLGGSAKYYGYMRNIDKFFYNFDRPGYFQTGIKQYRQEHDKGTLVYDVRISYDTKKHFKFAFLINNLLNTEYSLRPISVEAPRVTSLQIVYKI comes from the coding sequence ATGAAAAAACACTCCACAAAATATTTTCTAATTATTAGTATAATACTTTATGGTACTTTGTTTTCGTTTTCTTCTTTTTCGCAAAAAAGCACAGTAAAAGGAAAGGTAACCGAACAAGATTCAAATGAGCCTATTCCATTTGTTAATATTGAAGTAAAAGATCAGAAGAAAGGTACATTAACCGACCTTAATGGTGATTTTATTTTAGAACTAAATCCCGGCGATTATAATTTAGTGTTTTCATCCATTGGATACGAAAAATATTTAATGTCGGTAAGTATAAAAACATATAATACTGTAACTTTAAATATTGTAATGAAACCATCTGTTCAAGAGTTAAATCTTGTTGTGGTTTCGGCATCAAAATATGAACAGAAACTTGAAGATGCAACTAATACTATTGAAATCATTAAACCAAGTTCACTAGAAAATAAAAATATTTTAACCATAGACAGGGCTGTTGAATCTGTTCCGGGTGTTGCAATTGTTGATAATGAGCCACAAATAAGAGGTGGAAGTGGGTTTAGCTCAGGACTTGGTAGTCGGGTAATGATACTGATTGATGAAATTCCTATACTTCGTCCAGATGCCGGCAGACCTGTATGGAATTTTTTACCCGTTGAAGACGTTGAACAAATAGAAGTAATTAAAGGCGCATCATCAGTTATGTATGGCTCATCTGCATTAAACGGTGCAATTAATATCAGAACCTCTTACCCTAAAGAAAAGTCCTTAACAAAGGTCACAATGCATAGTGGTATTTACAGTGTACCACCAAGAAGATATAATAAATCGTGGGCAGGTTTTAACCCAGTAATTTCCGGCACAAGCTTTTTACACTCCAAAAGAATAAATAATTTCGATTACGTTATTGGTGGAAATTTTCTTTCAAATCCTGGATATATAAGCGGTCCGACACAAGATACTACAGGAGAATACAATAAGGGAGAATACGAAAAAAACTTCAGGGTTAACTTTGGAACCAGAGTTCGTTCAAATAAAATCGAGAATTTAACATATGGTATTAATGGCAATTGCATGTATTCAAAAAACACACAATCATTCTTTTGGATGGATGCTGACACAAATATGTTCAGATCATATCCCGGTGCCATAACAAATTTCAGCGAATATCAGTTTTATATCGACCCTTATGTAAAATACTTCGGCTCTAAAGGCGCCTCACATGCATTTAGAAACCGTTTTTACTACAGCAATAACGATGCAAATAACAACCAATCAACTATGTCGTATTTTATTTATAACGAATACGCATTTTCTAAAAAATTCAGCAAACTTAAAGACCTGGTAATAAACTCAGGAATAATGAATATGTACTCCTATTCATTTGGAAAGGTCTTCTCTGGTACTTTTGGAGAGGAAGGCGCTAAATCATCAGAAAATTTAGCAGTAAATATTCATGTAGAAAAAAAGTTTTTTAATATTGTTACAGTTTCAGGAGGATCAAGATGGGAGTATTATAAGCTTTCAGAATTTGAGGACAATAAACCAATCTTTATGGCAGGAGTAAATCTTAAAGCAACAAAGATCACTTACGTTAGAGCCTCATTCGGACAAGGGTTCCGGTTTCCAAGTATTGGAGAAAGATATATTTCAACTTATTCCGGCAGTTTTGGTATTTACCCAAACCCAGATTTAAAATCGGAAACAAGCTGGAATGCAGAAGTCGGCTTAAAACAACTTTTTAAAATATCAAAATTTGAAGGTTTTATTGATATCTGTGGCTTCAGGCAAGAGTATAAAAACTATGTTGAGTTTAATGCAGGGCTTTGGGGTACAAATACTGACTTTACCAAAAACCTTGGTTACAAATTTTTAAACACTGCCGACGCACGCGTTTTAGGAATTGATTGCTCAATAATGGGTGAAGCTAAATTCAGTAAAGATTTTTCGATGGGACTTTTATGCGGTTATACTTATTCAAAACCTGTTTGCCTTGAACCCAATGAAGTTTACTATAAAGATCCGAATCAATCTATGGTTTTTGATTACACTCACACCTCATCTGATACAACCGGATATATTTTAAAATACAGATTTGAACAACTTGCAAAATTTGATATTGAATTTAATTATAAAAAAGTAACGTTAGGTGGAAGTGCTAAATATTACGGCTATATGCGAAATATTGATAAATTCTTTTATAATTTTGATCGTCCGGGTTATTTTCAAACTGGTATCAAACAATACAGACAAGAACATGATAAAGGAACTCTTGTATATGATGTCCGCATAAGTTACGACACTAAAAAACATTTTAAATTTGCATTTTTAATTAATAATCTTTTAAATACTGAATATTCATTACGACCTATCTCTGTTGAAGCACCCAGAGTAACCTCACTTCAAATTGTTTATAAAATATAA
- a CDS encoding PCMD domain-containing protein has translation MNNKKAFFVLGLIAVSLLLVFVNACKKDPAETTPVDTTNHTITCQLNIPGGCLDQWVTVGADGSTWIEPGGDFLRTLNELSSMPPEIGGPGPVTVVETTDSYSGKAAKLTTKIFHPLPTTNIVLPGMLGATRLDIPNQTIHIGKPYTFKPVKFQGYYKYQPVNGDSALVLILLSKYNSGTGKRDTIGYVRQTYTAAITTYTKIELPIYYYPAHISETPDSLSLIIISSAGLNLQSLTQCTGQDGSTLWMDEISFIMP, from the coding sequence ATGAATAATAAAAAAGCATTTTTTGTTCTTGGTTTAATTGCAGTTTCTTTGCTCCTTGTTTTTGTTAATGCATGTAAGAAAGATCCTGCCGAGACAACTCCTGTTGATACAACAAATCACACTATTACATGTCAGTTAAATATTCCGGGCGGCTGTCTCGACCAATGGGTAACTGTTGGAGCAGATGGCTCAACATGGATTGAACCAGGGGGTGATTTTTTAAGAACATTAAATGAATTAAGTTCCATGCCTCCTGAAATTGGTGGTCCCGGACCCGTTACTGTTGTAGAAACTACAGATTCGTACTCTGGAAAAGCCGCAAAACTTACTACAAAAATATTTCATCCATTACCAACTACAAATATTGTATTGCCAGGAATGTTAGGTGCAACAAGACTTGACATACCCAATCAGACTATTCACATCGGCAAACCATATACCTTTAAACCAGTAAAATTTCAGGGTTATTATAAATACCAGCCTGTAAATGGTGACTCTGCACTTGTACTGATTTTACTGTCGAAGTATAATTCCGGCACTGGCAAACGCGATACTATCGGTTATGTGAGACAAACCTATACCGCGGCCATAACAACTTATACTAAAATAGAGCTTCCTATTTATTATTATCCGGCACATATTTCTGAAACACCTGACTCATTATCATTAATTATTATTTCAAGTGCAGGATTAAATCTTCAAAGCTTAACACAGTGTACAGGACAAGATGGAAGTACTTTATGGATGGACGAAATTTCGTTTATAATGCCTTAA
- a CDS encoding polysaccharide deacetylase family protein produces MKSINEKQIFLTFDDGPTPEITTRVLSLLKEFNAKATFFCLGKNVEAFPEIYSDILKQGHSVGNHSYSHRNGWKSSNKIYKDDVKKAAHFVKSKLFRPPYGKISPLQWLAIRKEYKIVAWTCLSKDYEVKESAKKILNRIIKATRPGAVLVFHDSKKAWNNLEKVLPKYLEYLQSEQYQCLPITA; encoded by the coding sequence ATGAAGTCGATAAACGAGAAACAAATTTTTTTAACTTTTGACGACGGACCAACACCCGAGATTACAACTCGGGTGTTGTCGTTGTTAAAAGAATTTAATGCTAAGGCAACATTCTTTTGTCTAGGAAAAAATGTTGAAGCCTTTCCTGAAATTTATTCAGATATATTAAAACAGGGGCATTCAGTAGGGAATCATTCCTATTCTCATAGAAACGGGTGGAAAAGTTCGAACAAGATTTACAAAGACGATGTAAAAAAAGCAGCACATTTTGTTAAATCTAAGTTGTTTCGTCCACCTTATGGTAAAATATCGCCACTACAATGGCTTGCAATCAGAAAAGAGTATAAAATAGTTGCATGGACATGTTTAAGTAAGGATTACGAAGTAAAAGAATCTGCAAAGAAAATTTTAAACAGAATTATTAAAGCCACACGACCTGGTGCAGTTCTGGTTTTTCATGATAGTAAAAAAGCCTGGAATAATCTTGAAAAAGTGCTTCCAAAATATTTAGAATATTTACAATCAGAACAGTATCAGTGTTTGCCAATAACAGCTTAA
- a CDS encoding DUF2723 domain-containing protein has translation MRFKLWNNIGGWIAFIISAVVYLMTIEPTASFWDCGEFIATAFKLEVGHPPGAPFFMLTARFFSLFASDNTQVAMMVNAMSGIFSALTILFLFWTITYFAKKMLVKEGEMTAGQLVATIGSGLVGALAYTFSDTFWFSAVEGEVYASSSLFTALVFWLITKWDAVADQKFSSRWIVLIAFFMGISIGVHLLNLLAIPAIVFLIYFRKFKVTKKGILYSALISVVSLAAIMYGIIQGVFKVASWFELGFVNGMGLGFNSGLLFYVGLLVVLIAAGIYVTTKEVPNFVKATVISLLLSLSGIPLMINSIAFFILFLIGSWFAVFYIKKLKSILNTLVLCIAMILLGYSTFAIILIRSNVDTPLDENNPENVFSLISYLNREQYGDRPLFYGQTFVAQLNKSEPYKIGDPVYIQKTKDGKDFYEEIDHKESPNYDSQFCMVFPRMYSPDPNHVSAYKTWCNFEGTPINYVIDENGSPQDGSVQKIYKPTFAENIKFFFKYQVGFMYFRYFMWNFAGRQNDIQGHGSIINGNWVSGIPFLDEARLGPQDNLPEPLANNKAKNMYFMLPFLLGLIGMYFHFVKESKGFVLVALLFFFTGLAIVIYLNQTPYQPRERDYAYAGSFYAFTIWIGLGVAALYQLLSKKMPAVLTAGAVTAVCLVAVPGIMAKENWDDHDRSNCYSARDFAKNYLESCEPNAILFTNGDNDTFPLWYAQEVEGVRTDVRVVNLSLLNTDWYIEQMKRKAYDSEPLPISFTYDQIAGERRVYAPVIEQIKNPVDIGKVIEFVKSDLQEAKVPLSQTEMINFIPTRQLSLKVDSLKVINNKTIKPSMAPMMVPVINWNITKNYLYKSELAILDILANNKWDRPVNFAITVGGDSYMNLDDYFRLDGLAYRLTPVKANNKDGQTGWIDTDILYDNLMNKFTWGGINRKDVYLNENNLRMTMNFRNNFARLASSLLDEGKRDSAIKVLDKCMEVMPGETVPYNVFVLGVAEAYYRAGEIAKATAILEKMTKMTESELDYYLSLDKKYTEMVANETKRAMSIMQELQRLTKTFNQLEMSKKIEDKFKIYYEKFVTLFPQQQ, from the coding sequence ATGAGATTTAAGCTTTGGAACAACATTGGTGGCTGGATAGCATTTATTATTTCAGCTGTCGTTTATTTAATGACAATTGAGCCTACGGCCAGTTTTTGGGATTGTGGAGAATTTATTGCCACAGCATTTAAACTTGAAGTAGGACATCCCCCTGGAGCTCCGTTCTTTATGCTTACCGCAAGATTCTTTTCACTATTTGCTTCTGATAATACTCAGGTAGCAATGATGGTTAATGCAATGTCGGGAATTTTTAGTGCCTTAACAATATTATTCCTGTTTTGGACAATTACTTATTTTGCAAAGAAAATGTTGGTTAAAGAGGGTGAAATGACTGCCGGACAACTTGTAGCAACTATTGGTAGTGGATTGGTAGGTGCTTTAGCTTATACCTTTTCTGATACTTTTTGGTTTTCGGCTGTAGAAGGTGAAGTTTATGCTTCTTCTTCATTGTTTACTGCCCTTGTTTTCTGGCTCATAACAAAGTGGGATGCTGTTGCCGATCAAAAGTTTTCCTCAAGATGGATAGTACTTATTGCATTCTTCATGGGAATTTCTATCGGAGTCCACTTATTAAACTTACTTGCAATTCCAGCAATTGTATTTTTGATTTATTTCCGCAAGTTTAAAGTTACCAAAAAGGGCATTCTATACTCTGCATTAATTTCTGTGGTTTCATTAGCTGCAATTATGTATGGAATTATTCAGGGTGTATTTAAAGTTGCATCATGGTTCGAACTAGGTTTTGTTAATGGAATGGGGCTTGGTTTTAACTCAGGTCTTTTGTTTTATGTTGGATTACTTGTGGTTTTAATTGCTGCCGGTATTTATGTTACAACAAAAGAAGTTCCTAATTTCGTTAAGGCAACTGTAATTTCTTTATTACTATCCTTATCCGGAATTCCGCTTATGATTAATTCTATAGCGTTTTTTATTTTGTTTCTAATTGGTAGCTGGTTTGCAGTATTTTATATTAAAAAATTAAAATCAATTTTAAACACCTTGGTGTTATGTATAGCAATGATCTTGCTGGGATATTCAACTTTTGCAATTATTTTAATAAGATCAAATGTTGATACTCCGCTTGACGAAAATAATCCCGAGAATGTTTTTTCACTTATTTCTTATCTTAATCGTGAACAGTATGGCGATCGTCCTTTATTTTACGGACAAACATTTGTTGCTCAGTTAAACAAATCGGAGCCTTATAAAATTGGTGACCCTGTATATATTCAAAAAACTAAAGACGGTAAGGATTTTTATGAGGAAATTGATCATAAAGAATCTCCAAATTATGACAGCCAGTTTTGTATGGTTTTTCCGCGTATGTATAGTCCCGATCCTAATCATGTGAGCGCATATAAAACATGGTGTAATTTTGAGGGAACTCCCATTAACTATGTTATTGATGAAAATGGTTCACCACAAGATGGATCTGTGCAAAAAATATATAAACCAACTTTTGCAGAAAACATTAAATTCTTTTTTAAGTATCAGGTAGGTTTTATGTATTTCAGGTATTTTATGTGGAATTTTGCAGGTCGTCAGAACGATATTCAGGGACACGGTAGTATTATAAACGGAAACTGGGTTTCTGGAATTCCATTTCTTGACGAAGCCAGACTTGGACCTCAGGACAATTTACCAGAGCCATTAGCAAACAATAAAGCAAAGAACATGTATTTTATGTTACCATTTCTTTTAGGTCTAATTGGAATGTATTTTCATTTTGTTAAGGAATCTAAGGGATTTGTTTTGGTAGCATTGTTATTTTTCTTTACAGGTCTTGCAATTGTAATTTATTTGAATCAGACGCCTTATCAGCCACGTGAGAGGGATTATGCTTATGCAGGATCTTTTTATGCTTTTACAATCTGGATTGGATTGGGTGTTGCAGCTTTATACCAGCTGTTAAGTAAAAAAATGCCGGCAGTATTAACTGCAGGAGCCGTTACAGCAGTTTGTTTGGTTGCAGTTCCAGGCATTATGGCAAAAGAAAACTGGGATGATCATGATCGTTCTAACTGTTATTCGGCACGAGATTTTGCTAAGAATTATCTCGAGTCGTGTGAGCCTAATGCAATATTGTTTACAAACGGTGATAACGACACTTTCCCGCTTTGGTACGCTCAGGAAGTTGAGGGTGTAAGAACAGATGTGCGTGTTGTTAATTTAAGTCTTTTAAATACCGATTGGTATATTGAGCAAATGAAACGCAAAGCATATGACTCAGAGCCATTGCCAATCTCATTTACTTATGATCAGATTGCCGGAGAAAGAAGAGTTTATGCGCCAGTTATTGAACAAATAAAAAATCCTGTTGATATTGGAAAAGTCATAGAGTTTGTTAAAAGCGATTTACAGGAAGCGAAAGTTCCTTTATCACAAACCGAAATGATAAATTTTATTCCAACCAGACAGTTAAGCTTGAAGGTTGATTCTTTAAAGGTAATTAACAACAAAACCATCAAACCTTCAATGGCACCAATGATGGTTCCTGTAATTAACTGGAATATTACTAAAAATTATTTGTATAAATCAGAATTAGCAATTCTTGATATTTTAGCAAATAATAAATGGGACAGACCGGTTAATTTTGCTATTACGGTTGGTGGCGACAGTTATATGAACCTTGATGATTATTTCCGTTTGGATGGATTAGCTTACAGACTAACTCCTGTTAAGGCTAACAACAAAGACGGGCAAACTGGTTGGATTGATACCGATATACTATATGATAATTTAATGAACAAGTTTACCTGGGGTGGTATAAACCGTAAAGATGTTTACTTAAATGAAAACAACTTACGAATGACAATGAACTTCAGAAATAATTTTGCTCGATTGGCTTCCTCTTTACTTGATGAAGGTAAACGCGATTCTGCAATTAAAGTATTAGACAAATGTATGGAAGTTATGCCAGGTGAAACTGTACCATATAATGTGTTTGTGCTAGGTGTTGCGGAAGCATATTATCGCGCAGGCGAAATAGCAAAAGCAACTGCAATACTCGAAAAAATGACAAAAATGACTGAAAGTGAGTTAGATTATTATTTGTCACTTGATAAAAAATATACCGAAATGGTTGCAAATGAAACCAAAAGAGCAATGTCTATAATGCAGGAATTACAAAGACTTACAAAGACATTTAATCAATTAGAAATGTCTAAAAAGATTGAAGATAAATTTAAAATCTATTACGAAAAATTTGTAACTTTATTTCCGCAGCAACAATAA